Genomic window (Streptomyces cadmiisoli):
GACACCTGTGTGCCGTCCGCGAAGACGTGCCGGGACGACGGGTCGACCTGGACGAGGTCGACGCAGTCCTCCAGCGGCTCCTTGCCGGTCTTGAGGAACAGGTCCCGGTACACCGCGGGCAGCGACAGCAGTCCGGGGCCGGTGTCGAAGGAGAAGCCGTCCCGCTCCAGCCGCCGCACCGACCCGCCGTACGTCTGCGTCCGCTCGTACACCGTCACCCGGTGGCCCGCGACGGCCAGCCGGGCGGCAGCCGCCATCGCGCCCATCCCGGCGCCGATCACCGCAATCCGTGCCATGCCCGCGACTTTATCGGCCGCCACCGACAGCGCGCCGACGGGGCTGTGACCAGCGCGGACGCCCTACCCGTCAGGTGGGCCCGCGCGGGCTGCCAGCCGGCGTTCCAGCCGCCGTTCCTCCCGGCGCTGGGCGCGGCGGCGCAGGAAGCGGCGGATGCGGGAGACGAGGAAGTACAGCGCGACCAGCCCGGCGACCAGCAGCACGCCGGCGACGACGGCGGCGGCCTCCGGGTGGAACATCGCGAACGTGACGATCCCGCCGACCCCGAGATCCTCCGCCAGGCTGAGGATCACGTTGCTGAACGGCTCCGGCGAGGAGTTCACCGCCATCCGTGTCCCGGCCTTGACCGCATGGCTGGCCAGCGCGGTCGAACCGCCGATCGCGCCCGCCGTCAGATCGGACAGGGAACCGCTCTGCCCGGCGAGCAGCGCCCCCACCCACGCCCCGGCGGCCGGCCGGATCACCGTGTGCACCGAGTCCCACACCGAGTCGACGTACGGGATCTTGTCGGCCACCGTCTCGCACAGGAACAGCACACCCGCGGGGATCAGGACCTCGGGCCGTTGCAGCGTCTCGGGTACCTCGTCGCTCACGCCCGTCGCGCCGAAGAAGCCGAGCAGCAGCACCACCGCGTACGCGTTGACACCGCTGGCCCAGCCGCTGGTGAACACCAGGGGGAGTACGGACACGGACGCGATCGTAACCAGCCGGGGCCGAGACGTCCTGGGGGCGCGTGCGTATGACTGAGTACGCGTACTCAGGTGACGAGATGAGTACGCGCGCGGATGGGTGCCGACCTGCGGGAACGAGAGAGTGGAGGCACGGAGAGGGGCACGGCGCCGGCACCGGCGACACGGGGCGCCGGAACGGCCCGGCCCTCGATCCGCTCCTTCCGCCGGCCGCGGTCGGCGGGAGCGAGACACGGGGGGAACCCGGGGGAGGACCCAACGGGGGGAGTACGGGGGTACGGGGTACGGGGGAGCACGAGGAAGCGCCGGTCCGGCGTGGCCCGCGGGGGACGCGGCCACTGCGGGCCGGCGCTTTCGTGCATTGCTCGGGTGCCTGCGCCGCTTCGGTCCGTACCGCCGCGGTCGGTTCACCGCGGCGGTGCGCGCACCGCTACGGCCTGCCGCTCACCCGTCCCTGGAGCAGCCGCGACAGTGCCGCGTGCACATCGTCCAGGGACCGTTCCGGCTGGAAGGCCTGCCAGTCCAGCGCGGCCACCAGAACCATCCCGACCAGCGCCGCCGCGGTCAGCGGGACGTCGATCTCGTCGGTGAACTCGCCGTCGTCGATGCCCTCGCGCAGCACTGCCTCGACGACCGCCACCGCTTCCCGCCGGACCACCATCAAGGTGGACTGCCAGGCCCGGTTGGTGCGCCACAACTCGGCGACGTACAGCTGGGTGAATGCCGGATAGCGGTCGATGAAAACGAGTCCCGCCCGGATCATCGCGTCCAGGGCGTCCACCTTGCTGCCGCCGTCGCGCGCGGTGCGCTCCGCCGCCTCGCGCAGTGAGGCGGTGAGGAGCCCCACGCCGTGCCTCAGCAGTTCCTCGAAGAGGACCGACTTGCTGGCGAAGTTGTAGTACACCGTGCCCTTGGCGACCCCGGCGCGCTCGGCGATCTCGTCCACCGTGGTGGCGGAGAAGCCCTGCTCGGCGATGAGGGTGACGGCCGCCTCGTAGAGCTTCTGCCGGGTGGCTTCCCGGCGCGTACCGGCGCCCGACGTGGTGCTGCTGCGTTCCATGGCCCCGATTGTCACAGGAACCGTCGCGGGACAGAGCGCGGGACGGTCACTCACAGGCTCAGCTCCGGGTGCAGCCGGTCCAGTGTCCACACCTGCCGGCGCCGGGCGGACAGGGCCGTCAGGGCGAGGGCGCCCGCGGTGTACGCCGCCAGCACCACGCACGCGTGCCACACGGGTTCCAGGCCGCCGCCGCTGATGAGCCTCCTGAGGGCCTCGACGACATGGCTCATCGGCAGGAACGGGTGGAGCGCGTTGAAGAAGGCCGGACTGGTCTGCACGGGGTAGGTGCCGCCCGCGGAGGTCAGCTGGAGCATCAGCAGGGCGAGGACCAGGATGCGGCCGGCGGCTCCGAAGTGCGCGTTCAGCCATTGGATGAGCGCGGCGAAGCAGCCCGTGACCAGGAACAGGAAACCGACGGTGCCGGCCGCCCGCGCCATCTCCAGCCCGACCGCCCAGTGCAGCACCGACATCAGCGCGACCGTCTGGAGCACGCCGATCGCGAGCACCGGCAGCCAGCCCGCCAGCGCGATCCGCCAGGCCGAGGCACCGGCGGCCAGGGCGCGCCGGTTGAGCGGCGCGATCAGCATGTACGCCACCATGGCGCCCACCCACAGGGACAGCGGGATGAAGTACGGGGCGAATCCGGTGCCGTAGTTGGGCGCCCGGTGCAGCGACTCGGACGCGAGCCGGACCGGGTCCGCCATCACCTCGGTCCGCTCGTCGCGCTGCCGTTCGTCGTAGTCGGGGATCTGCTTCGCGCCGTCGTGCAGCCCGCTCGCGAGCCTGCCCGAGCCGTCGACGAGCTTGAACATGCCGCCGCTGAGGTCGTCCGCGCCCGTCCTGAGGTCGCCGACGCCCTGGTCGAGGTCCACCGCGCCGGTCCGGGCCGTGCCGAGCCCGGTGTGCAGCGCCTTGGCACCCGCGGCGACCTTCCCGGCTCCCTCGTTCAGCTTGTTGATCCTGGTGACGGCGTCGTCGAGGTCCTCCGACAGGTGCGGGGCACGGTCGGCGAGCGCGCGGGCCTGCTTCTCCAGGGTGGCGAGATGGCCGTCCAGCTTCTCCAGGTCGCCCTCGTGCTCGGTGATCAGCGTGCTGACGTCGTCCGCGAGCGTCGCCACGTCGGCCGCGGCGTCCTTCGCCTTCTCCAGGTCGTAGCAGGCCGCATCGGGCGGGACGGCGGTTCCGCAGCGCCGCTCGTGGACGTCGCGCAGGGTGTCCGCGGCCGTGCGGGCCTCCTCGGCGGCCGCCGGCGCCCGCTTCACCAGCGTGCCGAGGTTGTCGCCGATCGCGCCGGCGGTGTCGGCGACCGCCCTGGCCGTGTCACCGATGGTCTGCTCGTTGTCCTCCAGGAACGGCCCGACCTCGTCCGCGACGCCGTCGACCTTGTCGGCGAGTGCCTGCGTCCCCTCCGCGACCTGCTGCGAACCGTCCTCCAGGTCGCCGGCCCCCGTGTCGAGCTTCTTCAGGCCCTTGACCAGCTTGCCGCTGCCGCCCTCGGCGTCCTTCAGACCGTCGGCGAGGTCCTTCGAGCCCTTCTCCGCCGTGCCGATACCGCTCTTGAGCTTGTCCGCCCCGCTCGCGGCCTTCACCGTCTCGCCGTGGATGCCGGAGAACGAGATGAAGATCCGGTCCAGGAACGTCCGCGACGCCTTGGTGGACGCCGCCGTGCGCACCTCGCTGAACACCGTCCGGGAGATCTGCCCGACGATGTAGTTGTTGGCGTCGTTCGTACGGACCCGGAGGGCCCCCGCCTGCGGGGAGTCGCCCGAACCGGAGGCGATACGGCGGCTGAAGTCGTCCGGCATGGTCAGCGACAGGTAGTACGTGCCCTCCTCCACGCCCGCGCGTGCCTCGGCGGCGCTCACCTCGTGCCAGTCGAAGACCTCGCTGTCACGCAGTCCCGCCACGATGTCGTCGCCCGCGTGGATCTCCTTGCCTCCGGCGGTCGCTCCCGTGTCGTCGTTCACCAGTGCCACGGGGAGGCGGTCCAGGCGGCTGTACGGATCCCAGAAGGACCACAGGTACAACGCACCGTAGAGCAGCGGCAGCAGGAGAAGTGCCACCAGGGCCGCGCGGGGGAGCCTACCGCGCCCGAAGCGCCGCAGCTCAAGAGCGGCCAGTCTCGGCGAGCGCATCCGCCGCCTCCTTCGCCTCGTCGTTCACGTGCGTGTGGTGGGCGGCCCCGCCGTTCATGTCCGAGTCGTTCGCGTCCGCGTCGTTCACGTCTCCGTCGTGCGCGTCCGCGTCGTTCACGTCCCCGTCGTGCGCGGCCGTGGAGCCCTCGGCGGGGGCGCGGTCGTGCACGGCCCGGTGGCCGGTGTCGCCGGCGTGCGCGGTCTCGTCGGCCGGGGCGTCCGTGTTCCCGTGGTGCGCGGTCTCGTCGGCCGGGTCGTCGGTGTTGTCGCGGGGCGCCGTCCCGACGGCCCGCTCGTCGGCGTCGGCCCCCGCGCTGCCGCCACGAGGCACCGTGGACACCACCACGGCGTCCTCGGGAGCCTCGCCGCACACCGCCAGCACCGTCGTCCCGGAGTCGGCGAGGGACCTCAACAGCGCCCAGACCTCCGCCCGTTCGGCCATCGAGAGCTTGAGGTCCGCGTCGTCGACGCCGAGCAGCCGCGGCCGTCCGACCAGGGCCAGGGCGACCGACAGACGCAGGGCCTCGAGGCGTTCCAGGTCCCGTACGGCGGTGCGCGGGCCCTTCGGCAGGGTCTCGGTGTCCAGGCCGGCGGCGGCCAGGGCGTCGTCGATCCGCCGCCGAGCCTCACGCGCGCGTTCCGACCGCGGCCGCAGCAGTGCGCGCAGGGAGTCACCGAAGCGGCGCTGGAGCAGGGCCCGTTCGCGCAGATGCTCCGCGACGGTCAGGGCGGGGTCGAGATCGGTGACGCCGGGAACGTGCGCGAGGCCGCTGATCCGGCGCAGGGCGGCCGACTGCCTCGGCAGCCGGACGTCGCCGACGACCGCCGTCCCCTCGGTCGCCTTCATCCGCCCCGTCAGCGCGAGCAGCAGGCTCGTGCGGCCCGAACCCGACGGCCCCGCGACCGCCACCAGCGAGCCGGGCTCCGCGGCGAACGAAACACCGCGGAAGGCCCAGCCGCGTGGACCCTTCAGTCCGAAGTGGCGGGCGCCGACGGCGACTCCCCCCAGGCTGCCCCGCACAACGCCCGCCACGACTCCCCCGTCTTTTGAACTGACTGGTCAGTGCAAAAACTAACCCGAACTTTCGATCGAAGCAAAAGCCCAGGTCAGATCGGATTGTCAGTGCCATACCTCACGATGGGCACATACGGCACCTCGTGTCAGGGCGTGCCGTCACACTGACGACAGGAGGTTCGTCATGGCCAACTCGTCCGCAGCCGCCGCGCGTCGGCGCCGCGCCACCGGCCCTGCCCCCTCACTGAACGGCCCGGCGGGCGACGTGCACCCCGTGCTCCGCCGGGCCACGGCGCCACCCGCCGCCCTCGACCTGCTCGCCCAGGCCCGCACCGGCCTCGACGAGGCGGCAGTCCTCGACACTCCGAACGAGCGCTACGCGACCGCCCATCTCGCCGCCCTGCGCACCGCCGCGGCCGTCCTCGCCGCACGCGGACGCCCCGAGCACAACCCGCGACGCCGGGCCAGGATCCGCAGCGCCTGGGAAGTGCTGCCGGAGATCGCACCCGAACTCACCGAGTGGAGCGCCCTGTTCGCCTCGGGCGCCCGCCGCCGCGCCCTGGCCGAGGCCGGCATCCAGGGCGCGGCCGGCCGCCGGGACGCCGACGACCTCATACGTGACGTGGCGATGTTCATCCGCATCGTCGAACGGATGCTGGTGCTCCAGCCGGTCCTCCCGCAGCCCCGTCCGGACCCGGACGCGGGAGAGGGCCGCGCTCCCGGCGCGGACCGCGACTTCCCGGACGCCGGCTGACCGGCCCACCACCGTCCCGCCGCTGGTGGGCGGCCGGGGGCGGGCGGCGGACGGCCGGGAGCGGCGGCACCACCGGAGGGACCGGGCGGGCCCGTGAAGGCAATAGGGTGGAGGGCGCCTGAAGCCTTCCCGCCCGCACCCGCGGGGTCCGGGAAGGCAGCCCGTTCGCTCCGCCCCGAGGCGGTGCCGCGCCGAGGAGTCAACTGCCGTGTCGGACCCGATGCGCCCCCGATCCTCTCTCCGAACCGCCGTGGTGTGGGACGTCCTCCGGGACGCCCTGGACCGCCGGGTCAAGGCCACGGGCCGGGAGTCGCTGGACGTCCTCGACACCGGAGGCGGCAGCGGCAACTTCGCCGTGCCCGTCGCCCGCCTCGGCCACCGCGTCACCGTCGTCGACCCCAGCCCGAACGCGCTGTTCGCGCTGGAGCGCCGCGCCGCCGAGGCCGGCGTCGCCGACCGGGTGCGGGGCGTGCAGGGCGACGCCCGGGGCCTGTTCGACGTGGTCGAGCGCGGCGGCTACGACGCGGTGCTGTGCCACGGCGTCCTGGAGTACGTCGACGACCCGGCCGAGGGCCTCGGCAACGCGGTGGCCGCCCTGCGCCCCGAAGGCGTGCTCAGCCTGCTCGCGGCCGGGCTCGGGGGTGCCGTGCTCGCACGCGCCCTCGCCGGTCACTTCACGGAGGCCAGGCAGGCGCTGGACGACCCGCACGGGCGCTGGGGCACCGGCGACCCGATGCCGCGCCGCTTCACCGCCGAACAGCTGACCGAACTGGTCGCGGCCGCCGGCCTCGAGGTCGGCGCCGTGCACGGTGTACGGGTGTTCGCCGATCTCGTACCGGGCGTGCTGGTGGACACCGAACCCGGAGCGATGGACGCCCTGCTGAAGCTGGAAGCCGCGGCGGCCGAGCTCCCGGCGTTCCACGCGGTGGCCACGCAGCTTCATGTGCTCGGTGAGACACGAAGGGCCGCCGAGGCGTGAGCCGCACGCCGGGGCGCGTCGCTGATCAGCGCATTGGTTGCAGATGGAGTACGCCACAGGCCCCCCGATCGAGCGCTTCCCGCCGTATGATCGAGGGAGACCACCCGGCATGACGGGTCGGCCCTCGGGGAATGGAAGCCTCAACGGGCCGATCCGTGCATGGCGGATTCCGGTTGGCCAAATGGCGCAGAGGGGCGGGTTTCACGGGGGCGATTCCCTGCCTATCCTGAAGGGACCCCCCGGGTCGCCCCGGCGACTGCACGATGAGGAGGACTCCGTGCCGCTCTCAGAGCACGAGCAGCGCATGCTCGAGCAGATGGAGCGAGCGCTGTACGCCGAAGATCCCAAGTTCGCGACAGCGCTTGAGGGAAGCGGGCTGCGTACGTACACCCGGCGACGGGTCTACCAGGCGGTCGCGGGCTTCCTCGTAGGTATCGCGCTCCTCATGGCCGGAATGGTCGCCAAACAGGTCTGGCTCAGCGTGGTGGGATTCCTCGTCATGCTGGGCTGCGCGGTACTCGCCGTGACCGGCTGGCGCAAGGCCCCCAGGCCGGGCGAGCAGCCCGCCGGCGGTGGCCAGCAGGCCGGTCGTCAGGGACGTCAGCGGCGCTCGATGATGGAGCGCATCGAG
Coding sequences:
- a CDS encoding DUF4126 domain-containing protein, with protein sequence MSVLPLVFTSGWASGVNAYAVVLLLGFFGATGVSDEVPETLQRPEVLIPAGVLFLCETVADKIPYVDSVWDSVHTVIRPAAGAWVGALLAGQSGSLSDLTAGAIGGSTALASHAVKAGTRMAVNSSPEPFSNVILSLAEDLGVGGIVTFAMFHPEAAAVVAGVLLVAGLVALYFLVSRIRRFLRRRAQRREERRLERRLAARAGPPDG
- a CDS encoding TetR/AcrR family transcriptional regulator, encoding MERSSTTSGAGTRREATRQKLYEAAVTLIAEQGFSATTVDEIAERAGVAKGTVYYNFASKSVLFEELLRHGVGLLTASLREAAERTARDGGSKVDALDAMIRAGLVFIDRYPAFTQLYVAELWRTNRAWQSTLMVVRREAVAVVEAVLREGIDDGEFTDEIDVPLTAAALVGMVLVAALDWQAFQPERSLDDVHAALSRLLQGRVSGRP
- a CDS encoding YhgE/Pip domain-containing protein; this translates as MRSPRLAALELRRFGRGRLPRAALVALLLLPLLYGALYLWSFWDPYSRLDRLPVALVNDDTGATAGGKEIHAGDDIVAGLRDSEVFDWHEVSAAEARAGVEEGTYYLSLTMPDDFSRRIASGSGDSPQAGALRVRTNDANNYIVGQISRTVFSEVRTAASTKASRTFLDRIFISFSGIHGETVKAASGADKLKSGIGTAEKGSKDLADGLKDAEGGSGKLVKGLKKLDTGAGDLEDGSQQVAEGTQALADKVDGVADEVGPFLEDNEQTIGDTARAVADTAGAIGDNLGTLVKRAPAAAEEARTAADTLRDVHERRCGTAVPPDAACYDLEKAKDAAADVATLADDVSTLITEHEGDLEKLDGHLATLEKQARALADRAPHLSEDLDDAVTRINKLNEGAGKVAAGAKALHTGLGTARTGAVDLDQGVGDLRTGADDLSGGMFKLVDGSGRLASGLHDGAKQIPDYDERQRDERTEVMADPVRLASESLHRAPNYGTGFAPYFIPLSLWVGAMVAYMLIAPLNRRALAAGASAWRIALAGWLPVLAIGVLQTVALMSVLHWAVGLEMARAAGTVGFLFLVTGCFAALIQWLNAHFGAAGRILVLALLMLQLTSAGGTYPVQTSPAFFNALHPFLPMSHVVEALRRLISGGGLEPVWHACVVLAAYTAGALALTALSARRRQVWTLDRLHPELSL
- a CDS encoding ATP-binding cassette domain-containing protein → MAGVVRGSLGGVAVGARHFGLKGPRGWAFRGVSFAAEPGSLVAVAGPSGSGRTSLLLALTGRMKATEGTAVVGDVRLPRQSAALRRISGLAHVPGVTDLDPALTVAEHLRERALLQRRFGDSLRALLRPRSERAREARRRIDDALAAAGLDTETLPKGPRTAVRDLERLEALRLSVALALVGRPRLLGVDDADLKLSMAERAEVWALLRSLADSGTTVLAVCGEAPEDAVVVSTVPRGGSAGADADERAVGTAPRDNTDDPADETAHHGNTDAPADETAHAGDTGHRAVHDRAPAEGSTAAHDGDVNDADAHDGDVNDADANDSDMNGGAAHHTHVNDEAKEAADALAETGRS
- a CDS encoding SAV_6107 family HEPN domain-containing protein, whose product is MANSSAAAARRRRATGPAPSLNGPAGDVHPVLRRATAPPAALDLLAQARTGLDEAAVLDTPNERYATAHLAALRTAAAVLAARGRPEHNPRRRARIRSAWEVLPEIAPELTEWSALFASGARRRALAEAGIQGAAGRRDADDLIRDVAMFIRIVERMLVLQPVLPQPRPDPDAGEGRAPGADRDFPDAG
- a CDS encoding methyltransferase; its protein translation is MSDPMRPRSSLRTAVVWDVLRDALDRRVKATGRESLDVLDTGGGSGNFAVPVARLGHRVTVVDPSPNALFALERRAAEAGVADRVRGVQGDARGLFDVVERGGYDAVLCHGVLEYVDDPAEGLGNAVAALRPEGVLSLLAAGLGGAVLARALAGHFTEARQALDDPHGRWGTGDPMPRRFTAEQLTELVAAAGLEVGAVHGVRVFADLVPGVLVDTEPGAMDALLKLEAAAAELPAFHAVATQLHVLGETRRAAEA
- a CDS encoding DUF3040 domain-containing protein; protein product: MPLSEHEQRMLEQMERALYAEDPKFATALEGSGLRTYTRRRVYQAVAGFLVGIALLMAGMVAKQVWLSVVGFLVMLGCAVLAVTGWRKAPRPGEQPAGGGQQAGRQGRQRRSMMERIEERWQRRRDEQQGH